The following proteins are encoded in a genomic region of Brachypodium distachyon strain Bd21 chromosome 1, Brachypodium_distachyon_v3.0, whole genome shotgun sequence:
- the LOC100822712 gene encoding uncharacterized protein LOC100822712 codes for MVLAQGILYIAACILEVFSFIPRRSLVCRAEFRGRMGVEHVNLYYAYAFEKCMRGAMLTPEKIGLIRFAMDSMKSDSPKMQLHGVQMLHNLLKKEPFKTKAISKLTNSMNTMTSLFNMLGRTNEGDKDIRSYATKVMAEIVDSLRIVSIPGAMQLIGSLLDTGHRLKTMDPLLDIDSPDAKEDTSSQRVGKGKHKFMMLECWKQMAIYCLIPTDDRQSSNRDEPNSYILRCCKCITKCWSIPKENPLTNQDPLPVLAMSILDKLASFDLENMEISRATGLISKIVDYTSSRTDMKNIDEAQQILLKGSSLKLLRRLAGTKGKFGVTLRQKISEHPFLLSNLAHILDDNCSTQEHKELTAEILRNLAMDGNTGAEIGQIRNIISRLMHAFISKGGPSSTNSEHLLRKITGQVLALLAMENTHNCLVMLAEPEYVFIKELTMMIHSERYKYVAASLLRNMCVHARPQLTSSELKDLSQILPKVLGGIMDMDTEGAELEILVGLSSQICNVLPEYFSQELEHIQIKETFIRRLVNVLDANAISTSQWPGIRRVVVEHAIYMMEGNPNYTSCFKQCQMMEALFMVERTCSRAENYRFFLGDAGFLEQNIPLPTLVARAKELMGQGINSVA; via the exons ATGGTGCTTGCTCAAGGAATATTGTACATTGCTGCCTGCATCCTCGAGGTCTTTTCATTCATCCCCCGGCGATCCCTAGTCTGTCGTGCTGAATTTAGAGGTCGCATGGGAGTTGAACATGTCAATTTGTACTATGCATATGCCTTCGAGAAATGCATGCGAGGGGCCATGCTTACTCCAGAGAAGATCGGTCTCATCAGGTTTGCTATGGATTCTATGAAGTCAGACTCACCCAAGATGCAACTCCATGGGGTTCAAATGTTGCACAACCTTCTGAAAAAGGAACCATTCAAGACTAAAGCCATCTCAAAACTCACCAATTCCATGAACACAATGACCTCCTTGTTCAACATGTTGGGTCGGACAAATGAAGGGGACAAAGATATCAGATCTTATGCCACAAAGGTTATGGCTGAAATTGTTGATAGCCTCCGAATCGTCTCTATCCCTGGGGCAATGCAACTCATAGGTTCACTTCTAGACACTGGTCACCGACTGAAAACAATGGATCCTCTTCTGGACATTGATAGCCCAGATGCAAAAGAAGATACCTCGAGCCAACGAGTGGGCAAAGGCAAGCACAAATTTATGATGCTTGAATGTTGGAAACAGATGGCAATATATTGCTTGATTCCAACAGACGATCGTCAGTCATCTAATAGGGATGAACCAAACTCCTATATTCTCAGATGCTGCAAGTGCATAACCAAATGTTGGTCTATTCCAAAGGAAAATCCATTGACAAACCAGGATCCCCTTCCTGTACTAGCCATGTCAATTCTTGACAAGCTTGCTAGCTTTGACCTTGAGAACATGGAAATCAGTAGAGCAACTGGCCTTATCTCGAAGATCGTAGACTACACAAGCAGCCGAACTGACATGAAAAATATTGATGAGGCACAACAAATACTGTTGAAAGGTTCTTCATTGAAGTTATTGAGAAGACTTGCAGGCACTAAAGGGAAGTTTGGTGTAACTCTGCGACAAAAGATTTCAGAGCATCCCTTCCTACTGAGCAACCTGGCACATATTTTGGATGATAACTGCAGTACCCAAGAGCATAAGGAACTAACAGCAGAAATCCTTAGAAACCTTGCCATGGATGGAAATACAGGGGCAGAGATTGGACAGATAAGAAATATCATTAGCAGGTTGATGCATGCATTTATCAGCAAAGGTGGACCTTCCAGTACAAATTCAGAACATCTGCTACGGAAAATCACCGGCCAAGTGCTGGCATTGTTGGCAATGGAGAATACACATAACTGCTTGGTTATGTTAGCTGAACCTGAGTATGTGTTCATCAAGGAACTCACAATGATGATCCACAGTGAGAGGTACAAATATGTAGCAGCAAGCCTGTTGCGGAATATGTGTGTGCATGCTCGACCACAGCTCACCAGCTCAGAGTTGAAAGACCTCTCACAAATCTTGCCAAAG GTGTTGGGAGGAATAATGGATATGGATACAGAAGGGGCAGAACTAGAGATCCTTGTTGGCCTTAGTTCACAAATATGCAATGTCCTTCCTGAATACTTTTCCCAGGAACTAGAGCACATCCAGATCAAGGAAACATTTATACGGAGGCTTGTCAATGTACTTGATGCAAATGCCATTTCCACCTCTCAATGGCCTGGAATCAGGAGGGTGGTAGTTGAACACGCCATATACATGATGGAGGGAAATCCTAACTACACCAGTTGTTTCAAACAATGTCAGATGATGGAAGCACTGTTCATGGTGGAGCGTACATGCTCAAGGGCTGAAAACTACAGGTTTTTCTTGGGTGATGCAGGGTTCTTGGAGCAGAACATACCGCTCCCTACTCTTGTTGCAAGAGCTAAAGAACTGATGGGCCAAGGCATCAACAGTGTGGCTTGA